TCGAACGTGATGAAAGAGGTCGTGAAGGCGGCAGAGCAAGGGAAGCCGGTTCTCGGTGTATGCAACGGATTCCAGGTTCTACTCGAAACAGGGCTGCTGCCAGGGGCGATACGCCGGAATGACAGCCTGAAATTCATCTGTAAAACGGTGCCGTTGACCGTCGAAAACAATGAAACGATGTTTACCAATGGCTATGAAAAGAATGATGTGATTCAAATTCCGATCGCCCACGGTGAAGGAAACTATTTCTGTGATGAAGAGACGATGATGTCATTGAAGGAAAACAATCAAATTGTCTTCACTTACAGTGATGAAAATCCGAACGGAAGCGTGGAGAACATTGCCGGGATCACCAATAAAGCAGGGAATGTGCTCGGGATGATGCCTCATCCGGAACGGGCGATGGACACTTTACTAGGTAGTGAAGACGGGAAGAAACTATTTCAATCGATTGTGAAACACTGGAGGGAAAAACATGTCGTTAATGCTTGAACCAACTTCAACACAAGTGAAAGAAGAACAGCTTTACCGTGAGATGGGTTTAACAGACGAAGAATTTTCAATGGTGGAAAACATCCTCGGGAGAACGCCGAACTACACAGAAACCGGCCTGTTCTCGGTTATGTGGTCAGAGCACTGCAGTTATAAAAATTCGAAGCCTGTACTGATGAAATTCCCGACGACAGGTGAGCGTGTTCTTCAAGGACCTGGAGAAGGAGCTGGGATCGTTGACATTGGCGATGATCAAGCAGTTGTGTTCAAAATCGAGAGTCACAATCATCCGTCGGCGATCGAGCCTTATCAGGGAGCGGCAACGGGTGTCGGCGGCATTATACGGGATGTATTCTCGATGGGGGCAAGACCTGTCGCACTCCTCAACTCTTTACGCTTTGGAGAGTTGGATTCTCCTCGTGTTCAGTATCTATTTAAAGAAGTCGTAGCAGGTATCGCCGGATACGGTAACTGCATCGGGATCCCGACGGTCGGCGGGGAAGTTCAGTTCGATGCCGCTTATGAAGGCAACCCACTTGTGAACGCCATGTGTGTCGGTTTGATTGATCATAAAGATATTAAAAAAGGTCAGGCACACGGTGTCGGCAATACGGTCATGTATGTCGGGGCGAAAACAGGACGTGACGGCATTCACGGTGCCACATTCGCTTCCGAGGAATTGAACGAGGGATCGGAGGAGAAGCGCCCTGCTGTTCAGGTGGGAGATCCATTCATGGAGAAATTACTGCTTGAAGCGTGTCTGGAACTTGTAAAGAGCGATGCCCTTGTCGGTATTCAGGATATGGGGGCTGCCGGTCTTACAAGCTCATCAGCGGAAATGGCCAGTAAAGCGGGATCCGGGATCGAGATGGATCTTGATCTTGTCCCTCAGCGTGAAAGAGGCATGACAGCCTATGAAATGATGCTGTCAGAATCACAGGAACGCATGCTGATCGTCGTGGAAAAAGGCCGTGAACAGGAAATCGTTGATCTTTTTTCAAAATACGATTTAGAAGCGGTGTCGATTGGAAAGGTAACTGATGATAAACGTCTCCGTCTTCTTCACAAGGGTGAAGTCGTGGCGGATGTGCCGGTCGATGCCCTTGCCGAAGAGGCGCCTGTCTATCACAAGCCTTCTCAAGAAGCGGCTTATTATAAAGAGTTTCAAGCGATGGAAACAGTTGCACCGGCAGTCGCCGATCATAAAGAAACGCTTAAAGCGCTTTTGCAGCAGCCAACGATTGCAAGTAAAGAATGGGTATACGATCAATATGATCACCAAGTAAGAACGAGCACGGTTGTGACCCCCGGTTCTGATGCGGCGGTCGTACGGGTACGTGGGACGAGAAAAGCCCTTGCCATGACAACGGATTGTAATTCACGTTACTTGTACCTGGATCCGGAAGTCGGAGGAAAGATCGCGGTAGCAGAGGCAGCCCGTAACATCGTCTGTTCCGGAGCGATCCCGCTTGCGATCACCGACTGC
The nucleotide sequence above comes from Bacillus sp. KH172YL63. Encoded proteins:
- the purQ gene encoding phosphoribosylformylglycinamidine synthase subunit PurQ, with the translated sequence MKFAVIVFPGSNCDIDMYHAIKDEIGEEVDYVWHDADYLENYDAILLPGGFSYGDYLRSGAIARFSNVMKEVVKAAEQGKPVLGVCNGFQVLLETGLLPGAIRRNDSLKFICKTVPLTVENNETMFTNGYEKNDVIQIPIAHGEGNYFCDEETMMSLKENNQIVFTYSDENPNGSVENIAGITNKAGNVLGMMPHPERAMDTLLGSEDGKKLFQSIVKHWREKHVVNA
- the purL gene encoding phosphoribosylformylglycinamidine synthase subunit PurL — encoded protein: MSLMLEPTSTQVKEEQLYREMGLTDEEFSMVENILGRTPNYTETGLFSVMWSEHCSYKNSKPVLMKFPTTGERVLQGPGEGAGIVDIGDDQAVVFKIESHNHPSAIEPYQGAATGVGGIIRDVFSMGARPVALLNSLRFGELDSPRVQYLFKEVVAGIAGYGNCIGIPTVGGEVQFDAAYEGNPLVNAMCVGLIDHKDIKKGQAHGVGNTVMYVGAKTGRDGIHGATFASEELNEGSEEKRPAVQVGDPFMEKLLLEACLELVKSDALVGIQDMGAAGLTSSSAEMASKAGSGIEMDLDLVPQRERGMTAYEMMLSESQERMLIVVEKGREQEIVDLFSKYDLEAVSIGKVTDDKRLRLLHKGEVVADVPVDALAEEAPVYHKPSQEAAYYKEFQAMETVAPAVADHKETLKALLQQPTIASKEWVYDQYDHQVRTSTVVTPGSDAAVVRVRGTRKALAMTTDCNSRYLYLDPEVGGKIAVAEAARNIVCSGAIPLAITDCLNFGNPEKPEIFWQIEKSVEGMSEACRELSTPVIGGNVSLYNESMGTAVYPTPVVGMVGLIEDIDHITTQSFKEAGDAIYVIGDTHEEFGGSELQKLTEGKIFGQAPKIDLKTELRRQMQLLEAIQKGFVASAHDIAEGGFAVALAESTFGTKGLGADVVISGENNVADLFSETQSRFIVSVKPEHKHEFEKLVPEAKNIGEVTGLGAVKVSSQTGDAILEADVEELESAWKGAIPCLLKSKG